In Trichoplusia ni isolate ovarian cell line Hi5 chromosome 13, tn1, whole genome shotgun sequence, the genomic window TCGGCTGTATCCCTTAAACTTTTTCCAAATGACTGAGGCTGGGGATGAAGGAGACAAGGAAGCACAGAAATTTTTCCAACCCTCATATTTCTTCCTTTTGAAGAGACGCCTGGATCTAGCAAGGATCCGATTATACTCCATCAGGTTGGTCACTGACATAGACCCGACGTATCTGGACTCGGCTTCCCTCCGGGCTTTGACCATGGCAGAACACTCGCGGTCCCACCAAGGCGGGGATGAAAGCTTCCCGGAAGCCGAGTTCTTAAGCGGGATACTATGTTCAGCGGCCAACGAGACAGCACCAGAAAATCGCTCTATGCAGGTATCGAGATTGTCTGGAGAAACTTCCGGCATAGAGAGGACTAGGGAATCAAGGTATTGGGAATACAAGTCCCAGTTGGCGCCCGGAAGCTTGTATTTTAGGAGGGGAGGATTGTCTCTACTGGGTAGTGATCTATTAATAAGGGTGGTGCGGATGGGATAGTGATCACTACCATGGGTGTGGTTAAGGCGTTGCCAATCCAATTGGCCCGTCAGACTGGTCGAGCAGACAGTGAGGTCCACACAACTTCTACTTTGGCCGGGTCTGGGGAGACGGGTTTCCAAACCGCCGTTGACGACACAGAGCCCGACCTCGTCGATTAAATCAACAAGGTCCAACCCCGGGCCATCACAGTAGTCGGATCCCCATAGGAGGTGGTGACAGTTAAAATCACCCAGAATTATGGTTGGGGTTTGGACAgcacagatattttttatatattggaagCATACGGGATTTGGGGAGGggatatatatagaaataaaattaatgccgaGTAGGTTTACACCTACAACACTAACTTCATCGCCATGGGGGGGAAGTGGAAGAGGGGAGAAGGAGAGGGAATTATTAACAAGTATAGCGGCTCCGCCATAACCGTCAGGACGGTCATCCCGGAGCACGCTATACCTGGGGATATTAAAATGGAGGCGTGGGGTTAGCCACGTCTCTGCAATTGCAAAGATTGCTGGTTGGTGCAAGTTGATTAGGTGAGTGACCTCATGTTTTTTCGGGAGGACACTCCTGGCGTTCCACTGGAGGAGATGGAATGTGACGGGGGGATAGTAGgttaacaatgtttttggcAACGTGGTCTGGTAAGGGATAGGAAGAAAGAATAGTTGTGAGCAACATCACTATCTGCTCAATAGCCGAAACATTTTCGGTAGATGTAGGGTTGGTAGGGAGCCCACATCCGTTCGCGGGTTGGGGAATGGTAAAACTGTTCAGGATGTTTTGATGAGCCTGTCGATCGTAACCTGGGGAAAGAGGGGCATGGGATTTTGGCGGAAGGAATACAGTCTTCCTGTATGATGTGGAGGTAGGTTGGCGAGAGTGGGAAGGACGAGCTACTTGGGATGGGATGAGGGTGTGTGGAGCAGAGGGCGCTGATGCCACAACATCAGCAAAGGACTTACGGACTGGGGGGAATAACTTTGCTGCCTCAGAGTAGGACAGATTCTTTTCAGACATGCAGGTTTTAATGTTCCTCTGCCTATGGTACTCTGGACACTGCCGGCTGGTGGCCAGATGGGGCCCTTCGCAAAATAAGCAAATTGGCTCCTCTGACGTACACCCCTCCCCAAAGTGATCTCCACCACAGCGGAAGCACCGTGGCTTAGACCTACATTGGGTCTTGGTGTGCCCAAACCTACAACATCCAAAGCATTGAATGGTGGGATAATTGTATAGCTCTACCAGAAGGGAGTTATGACAGCAAAAAACACGTTCAGGAAGAACCCTACCGTCAAACGTTAAGACCACTGAAGAAGTGGGCAGCCATTCCGATTTACCATCATTTGTAACTTTTCTATTCAATCgcctaatttttaaaatctgacCACAGCCTGAAGGGGATCTTAAATTATCGGAGCATTCCAAGTCAGACCAGTCTGCTGGGACACCCTTTACAACACCCATACGCGTGATATTAAAGGTAGGGATTAATGTTGAGTAgcctttttcttttaagaaagaGCTTTCCATGAAAACATTGGCGTCCCTGGGGGCTTTAAACTCTACCGAGATACGGTTTCTACcaatctttttaattccatcCTCTGTGATGTTTTTGACCTTATTCCTCAACAGTAACTGACCAAATCTCACTGGATGCATGGTCGAACCCGCCTTAGGGTCCACGTCTGCGTacgaaacaaatacaataaacggGGCAACGTCAGTGTCAGTGTATTTGGACCTAGCTATTAAGGACGGAGCGGAAATTCTGTCTCGTTTTGATGAAGGTGTTATTGTGTCATCGTTACACACGTCCTTTTCCTTGTCCTCAATTGGTCGTTTGCGCTTCGGTAGGGAAGTTTGAGTCTCCATAGCTTCGAAAGACGCCAAAGGAGCTGTTACCACCGGagtgtattcaaataaatcttttgattgCGGATTGGGGTCGGTTTGGGGGTTGGATCCATGCACTGGGGGATCATTGGGGTCTGGCGGACGGCCCGGAGGCCGGTCGTCAGCGTCCATGATCGCGCGGCGGCTGCCGCATAAAACAAGGTAGCACTGTGTACTTACCGGAAAATTTGACGctcacaaacacaaaacacaaaggacacacacagataaataaaatgcaaccaAAAAACAATCGGAAAAACGAACTTCTACTGCCCAAAAGCTTATGAGAAGAAACTCCACATGTGTTaatcaacaaacacaaaccggAAGTCATAATGAAATCTTATTCAAATACGAATCTGTCAATCTGACGTTCTTTTGACGTTCTTGAGAACGCTCACCATAGACAAAAGCGTATGTTTTTTCTACAGTTACTATAGAATAAGCGATTCTCTTCGTCGTGTTAAGATGGCTAGCTACTTATTCTATTCTACAGTTTCAAACGCTGAGGCGTAAACTTTTGTAGAAAGAAACTATACGAAACGTTTGTACTTTGTACTTAGCTAgtgttaacaaaagaaaatggcgTCATTCTTCAATCAGCTGTGAGGATTCTGTTAcctgttttgctttattttgtatcattttttattattcagtttcatttgaataatgCATTCTCTCAATATGTTGTGGTGCGCTCAAAACGAAGAAAGATGGCTTAAAAAGCAGGAAAGAGACTTTAATCATCAGTGCGTCGGCACGATCGAAGTTATACCGGATAGTATATTTGTGCAACACTtcagattaaataaatctacGTTTCGGTCTCTTTGTCAAGAACTACGAGTAAAAACTTCCTTGAGGGGTTCTCAGGAAATTTCTCTAACAGTTAAGGTAATTCATAAAGAAATTTTGCAATGAATAGACTTACAAACTTAGCCGGTATGAacctaatttattcaaatataacggTTGTGTCTTTGTAGGTGTTGTGCGCTCTTACCTTTTTGGCGACAGGCTCCTATCAAAGGACTTTTGGTGTTACCCAGCATGTTGCCCAACGAACAGCTAGCCGATGCATCAGACAAGTCGTTGATGCGTTAAACCACCCTGCTATCATGGCGAGATGGATAGTATTTCCGAGAACTCAGCaagaaagaggtttaattaaacaagagaaagtatggaacaaaatgttttcactcATTTAAGTGTTCCTATTCttatgataagaaaatatttttgttctttcaggTTTCAAAGAAGGTTTGGCTTGCCTGGAGTAATTGGGTGCATAGATTGCACTCATATTGCTATAGTAAAACCTAATCAGGAAGaacatcttttttataataggaaGGGACATCATTCCTTAAATGTTCAAATGTTCGaatgccattcaacgtggcaatgctgccagccttttgggcacactcccagccggcagcgatgccgatgaattttttgatgctttgatttaataaatttaattatttttttattttttgttttttaacttgtaaatattttactctgtaaaattgtaaatattatgaataaactaatataacagcttgttaaacaataataaacaagaaaaaaaaaatggtagaatatataaacttttcttaaactgtattgaattgtaataattgagtatttgaatctttttttctctttgaaaattggaacaatcatgtaggtaggtataagttttatggaaaaacattttttttcgcaatatttgaaaagttgtatcaaaatgaaaaaaataacttttatccaCTACCAAAGACGCGCTGACAACTCCCGAACAAATCCGAGCGAGTGTGACCGGTGACGTCACACTTATTATCAAGCTACAtctaattactataatatatctCTATGTTACTATAGCATAATATATTGtatcatgtataattttataaatttttaatcgctcaaattcagaaaaaaaacattctttacgttttttcactttaaacaattattaataaaattaattcagtttaaaaatgtattttttttttccacaactCCAATTATAGCATATTTTTCGTAAACATATTCTTCACTTTcacattataatagtaaaatgaacTTGTAGCATACTTTTTTACTCCGTACAAAACTCAAACTGCAATATTCTTATACATTCAAATAAGTTTCACCCGCttactaacaattttattacgaacTAACGTCACGAACCTGCCTGACGTTCATTTGACGTTTTTGAAAACGCTGACCatagacaaaaaattaagttttttctacATTGATTATAGAATAAGCGATCGTCTTCGCCAATGTAATTTGGCTAGCtacttattctattctatcgttTCAAACGCCGTGGCGTTAACGTTTGTAGAAATCTATTCTATACGAAAGGCATGCATGTTGGCTAGGCCCTCTGGTGTAAATCAAATCAAACCAAAATCAGaagtcatttattcatattaggctaagtagcactttttgaagttcagattacattaaaattaaaaattaaaagaaccAAAGAGGAGAAAGCTGCATCCAAATCGATTCAACCGTTTCagtgcggcgcgcggcggtgcCACAGACGTATATGGTGCCACAGATATATACGAAGACACAAGAAAAAAGATGCGAAAATAATAGCactctgtataaaaataatctagattTTAAACAGAGATATCTCGATTAACCTATAATTTTGATTACAATCGATTTTATTGTGAACCTTATCAATATATTATGCGTAACAATATTATCATCGCTTGTCATCAGGATTTCAAAGGTTGTCATATTGATCGAAATCTAGCCTTTTTCATTTCATGGCCAGTTTTAGAAGAAATAGGTCTAAATAGGTAATATGGTATTTTCTTTGATATTCAATGGTCGGTATTAGAAATGTGATAAATTCAATGTTAACAAAgtataatctatctatactaatatataaagctgaagagtttgtttgtttgaacgcgctaatctcaggaactactagtccaaattgaaaaattatttcgtgttgaatagaccattcatcgaggaaggctttaggttataaaccatcacgctgcgaccaataggagcgaagataaaatggaaaaagttaaaaaaaaacagggcaggtgtaaatcataacttatatcttctaaccaagcggacgaagtcgcgggcaacagctagtatgtaataataccagcctttatACATCCCACTGCTGCCTAGCAACACGGAAAAGCATTGATTACCACGCAACCTCACAGCGGGTCGATTTCggataacaatatttataatgaaggtttcctcaccgtttgtcagtggtgtgaTGGGGTTGTACAACgatatcgtaaaatttataccTTATTGTGACGTCGCTCGTAATATTTATTCAccatcaatttatgtttgatggccaaaagaaaaaatacgtgtccataATTATGAACGAAAATAGAAGagggacactgaaaaaaaaatgttcatctCTATTGTCAAGAAAGTACCTACCTAGTAAATTCATATTGGTGGGTAGGTACTTTGCCTACGTTAGGGTCGAACTTGCTCTTTATGCATAGAAATCCATGCAACTATTCTCCGGGTTATccagataaatacgcgtgagcaaacctTCGTAGCTTTTCAGCTAGtatctaaatgtaaatatacCCTTTTTGTTTGGAAAGGCGGCGGAATCCTCGTGCGGAGACCTCCCTCGGGGGAGAGAACGGGATTTGTCAggctcttactgactaaacctgaaccgccgtgctacgtcatccgcgtttttgtgtcgatgtatggcaatgcgttgcaatccttcatacaccgacacCTAATACacttctattaataaaatagccACACAGCCCGCTTTCAGACTGTGTAATTGTCTTTTCAGTCTGTCCAGCTGTCACGAGCCAGAGAGAGGGTTTTCTTCATGATCACATTTTACAGATAATATACCTAATGATAGACACTCCCTCTCTGTATATTTAGTAACTTCATCAGGTACCTACACcacttctataataataattcatagatctaaaaaatgtaaaaaatgtaacCGGGACGACAAAGATACAaataagaaaagtgagtgttAAAAAACTTGGCAAAAATTTGGATTTACGTTGTACTTTTCCCAATATAGGCCCATTTCATAGCTGCCGCTAGGTACCATTTTTCagcaaaaactattaaatgacATGTTGTATACAAAATATTCCCAGAAAACACAtaagttttgataataaatcaTCTATTTGGCAGTGATAAGCATTGATAATTACCTTATTTACATGATAAGtagataaattaattgtataGTCACATAGACCGGtatgtaattaata contains:
- the LOC113499967 gene encoding uncharacterized protein LOC113499967, yielding MHSLNMLWCAQNEERWLKKQERDFNHQCVGTIEVIPDSIFVQHFRLNKSTFRSLCQELRVKTSLRGSQEISLTVKVLCALTFLATGSYQRTFGVTQHVAQRTASRCIRQVVDALNHPAIMARWIVFPRTQQERGLIKQEKVSKKVWLAWSNWVHRLHSYCYSKT